The genomic DNA CTCAGATTGTCTTTGAGCCCTCGTTTGAGGGCCTTACAGACGGCGGCATGCCCGCCAAGCTCGCCGAGGGGGACCACAAGTACGCTCTTGACTTTGGGGGCCGCAAGTTCAACTTGTACCAGCACTCCCATCTCGGGTACGGCCTCATGTCTGCTCGTGaagccatcctcgccgagctCGTGACTGATCTGTACGAGGAGCACAAGGGTGACAAGTCCTGGATGGAGAAACCGATTGTCAACCCTTGCTACTCGGCGGGCATGTCCAAGATGGCAAAGATCGTCTTGCCGGGTGACCACCCCCTCGGCTCCAAGCTGGAGCTGAACATGACTGGCCCTCACTGGGCCGCGCCGGCGCAGTGCCGGGCgttggcggagaggattTTGAAGAAGGAGTCTGCGTGCAACCTGGCGCCGTGCTCGTTCAACGGTGTGCATCAGCCGTCTATGGCCAAGACGTTTGCGAGGGAGGATATTTACTTCTTGTCTTACTTTTACGATCGGACGCAGCCGTTGGGGATGCCGGAGAGTTTTACTCTTAGGGAGATGTCGGATCTGGCGAACAGGGTTTGTggcggggagagggagtgggaTGTTTTTGAGAGTGTGCCGGGCGCgatggaggagctgaaggataGGCCGGAGCATTGTTTGGATTTGAACTTTATGTTGGCGCTGACGCATACGGGGTATGAGATGCCTATTGATCGGGAGGTGAGGATTGCGAAGCAGATCAAGGGGAATGAgttggggtggtgtttgggtgcTAGGTATGTCTTCTTTGGTCCCCCGATCATGACGAGAAATGATTTGATGCTAATGATGTGTGATGATGAACAGCTTGCCGTTGTTGAGCAAGAGTTCGGGGTGGCAGTGCAAGATTAAGGAGGTTCATAAATAGACGAACCTTTTTGGAGCACAGCATGATACCGAGGAGAAAatggaaggaaaaggaaggggtcatgaaaaaaaaaaaaagccacgCAACTTTTTTTGATGTCTTCgcgtacatacatacatatacaACCTTTTAGTTATCatcatttctttttctttttcggttggttggttggttggtctAGGGTA from Podospora pseudoanserina strain CBS 124.78 chromosome 2, whole genome shotgun sequence includes the following:
- the GDA1 gene encoding Guanosine-diphosphatase (EggNog:ENOG503NV8S; BUSCO:EOG09261EAB; COG:F): MRRTSVSLPTKHVARDPHEKPDRYGFDHREPGLVAKMQSAWAQQSQRARYIKTGAIVFTVLLLFYFFTSSGDSYVGGQGQVPSDSSYGTDRCSRSYSKDKPIVQYVSMIDAGSTGSRIHVYKFNNCGAAPELEDEVLFKMTAKIEGQSSGLSAYKDDPLKAAESLDTLLDAALEKIPDKLKSCSPIAVKATAGLRLIGKEKSDKILEAVRHRIETKYPFPLVSREENGVAIMDGSDEGVYAWITTNYLLGKIGGPDHSPTAAVFDLGGGSTQIVFEPSFEGLTDGGMPAKLAEGDHKYALDFGGRKFNLYQHSHLGYGLMSAREAILAELVTDLYEEHKGDKSWMEKPIVNPCYSAGMSKMAKIVLPGDHPLGSKLELNMTGPHWAAPAQCRALAERILKKESACNLAPCSFNGVHQPSMAKTFAREDIYFLSYFYDRTQPLGMPESFTLREMSDLANRVCGGEREWDVFESVPGAMEELKDRPEHCLDLNFMLALTHTGYEMPIDREVRIAKQIKGNELGWCLGASLPLLSKSSGWQCKIKEVHK